A single Pseudomonas sp. MM223 DNA region contains:
- the fhuC gene encoding Iron(3+)-hydroxamate import ATP-binding protein FhuC (*Name fhuC): MSLLIEGVSVAYGARQILHGVSLPTLPAGSLVALVGPNGAGKSTLLRALAGLEQMRGGLSLDGQDVTRLGFAERSRRLAYMPQQLPPGIALGVLESIVAALRVSGSDDLLGSAYEALRQLGIEGLAERSLDSLSGGQRQLVALAQLLARNPQVLLLDEPTSALDLHYQLRVMDAVRGRVQAHRLLAVAVLHDINLAASHADWLVVLREGRVVACGAPADVLQPGLLAEVYGVEARVECCSQGRLQVLVDRALA, from the coding sequence GTGAGCCTGTTGATCGAGGGTGTTTCGGTGGCTTACGGCGCGCGGCAGATCCTGCATGGGGTAAGCCTGCCGACGCTGCCGGCCGGTAGCCTGGTGGCGCTGGTCGGGCCCAATGGTGCAGGCAAGTCCACCCTACTGCGGGCCCTGGCGGGGCTGGAGCAGATGCGCGGCGGCTTGAGCCTGGATGGGCAGGACGTGACGCGGCTGGGTTTTGCCGAGCGCTCGCGGCGTTTGGCCTACATGCCTCAGCAATTGCCGCCGGGCATTGCCTTGGGCGTGCTGGAAAGTATTGTCGCGGCCTTGCGCGTGAGCGGTAGCGACGACCTGTTGGGCAGTGCTTACGAGGCGCTGCGCCAGTTGGGCATCGAGGGGCTGGCCGAGCGTTCGCTGGATAGCTTGTCTGGCGGGCAGCGGCAATTGGTGGCACTGGCCCAGTTGCTGGCGCGCAACCCGCAGGTGCTGTTGCTGGACGAGCCGACCAGCGCGCTGGACCTGCATTACCAGTTGCGGGTGATGGATGCCGTGCGCGGGCGGGTGCAGGCGCATCGGCTGCTGGCGGTGGCGGTGCTGCACGACATCAACCTGGCAGCCAGCCATGCCGACTGGCTGGTGGTGTTGCGTGAGGGCAGGGTGGTGGCCTGCGGGGCGCCTGCGGATGTGTTGCAGCCTGGGTTGCTGGCTGAGGTGTATGGCGTGGAGGCGCGGGTGGAGTGTTGCTCGCAGGGGCGCTTGCAGGTGCTGGTGGACCGGGCGCTCGCCTGA
- the btuC_2 gene encoding Vitamin B12 import system permease protein BtuC (*Name btuC_2): MTAQAHTGAAQAAWHYRRLLWRRTWLVAGLAVLLLLSVLGDLASGASGMSLGRLLQGLCDPTTLSATERVIIWNVRLPYTLMAVLVGSALSLAGAEMQAILDNPLASPFTLGVSSSAALGASLAIAYPLGIAWLAPSAQVTVMAFVFACLSVLLLQAMSRLRGAGVESLVLFGIALVFSCNALVSLLQLLATEDVLQQLVFWTLGSLARADWHKLAILALVLALLLPFSLRAAPAMTLLRMGEDRARSFGVDTRRLRLASLLRISLLSATAVAFVGTIGFVGLVGPHIARLLVGEDQRFLLPASALVGALMLSLSSIASKVILPGVIVPVGIVTALVGVPVFVVLVFRRGRRL, from the coding sequence GTGACCGCGCAGGCTCATACCGGCGCCGCGCAGGCCGCCTGGCATTACCGCCGGTTGTTGTGGCGACGCACTTGGTTGGTGGCGGGCCTGGCCGTACTGCTGCTGTTGTCGGTGCTGGGTGACCTGGCCAGCGGCGCCTCTGGCATGAGCCTGGGGCGCCTGCTGCAAGGGCTTTGCGACCCGACGACGCTCAGCGCCACCGAGCGGGTGATCATCTGGAACGTGCGCCTGCCGTATACGCTGATGGCTGTGCTGGTGGGCTCGGCGTTGTCGCTGGCGGGCGCCGAGATGCAAGCGATCCTCGACAACCCGCTGGCCAGCCCGTTTACCCTGGGCGTGTCATCGTCTGCCGCGCTGGGCGCATCGTTGGCGATTGCCTACCCGCTGGGCATCGCCTGGCTGGCGCCCAGTGCACAGGTGACGGTGATGGCGTTCGTTTTCGCCTGCCTGTCGGTATTGCTGTTGCAGGCCATGTCGCGCTTGCGTGGCGCTGGGGTGGAAAGCCTCGTGCTGTTCGGCATTGCCCTGGTGTTCAGCTGCAACGCGCTGGTGTCGTTGTTGCAACTGCTGGCCACTGAAGACGTACTGCAGCAACTGGTGTTCTGGACCTTGGGCAGCCTGGCCCGGGCCGACTGGCACAAGCTTGCCATCCTGGCGCTGGTACTGGCGCTGTTGCTGCCGTTCTCGCTCAGGGCGGCACCGGCCATGACCTTGCTGCGCATGGGTGAAGACCGGGCTCGCAGCTTTGGCGTGGACACCCGGCGCCTGCGTCTTGCCTCGCTGCTGCGCATCAGCCTGTTGTCGGCGACGGCGGTGGCGTTCGTTGGCACCATCGGCTTCGTCGGCTTGGTCGGGCCGCATATTGCCCGCTTGCTGGTGGGCGAGGATCAGCGCTTCCTGCTGCCGGCCAGTGCGCTAGTGGGGGCGTTGATGCTGTCACTGTCGTCGATAGCCAGCAAGGTGATCCTGCCTGGGGTGATCGTGCCGGTGGGCATCGTCACTGCGTTGGTGGGTGTGCCGGTGTTTGTGGTGTTGGTGTTTCGCCGGGGGAGAAGGTTGTGA
- a CDS encoding PKHD-type hydroxylase, whose product MLVEIDRLFSAAELHTLRQQLLAQPWVDGKATAGVQSAQAKHNRQLDEDDPVARQLGGLILQRLSDNPLFMSAALPKRIYPPLFNRYGEGEGFGFHIDNAIRGIKGVRERVRTDLSATLFLADPDSYDGGELVIRDTFGERQVKLPAGHLVLYPGSSLHRVEPVTRGERLAAFFWIESLVREDSQRNLLLDMDVAIQRLTAQGADAGSLLELTGVYHNLLRRWGDT is encoded by the coding sequence ATGCTGGTGGAAATCGACCGGCTGTTCAGTGCCGCTGAACTGCACACCCTGCGCCAGCAACTGTTGGCGCAACCCTGGGTCGACGGCAAGGCCACTGCCGGTGTGCAGTCGGCCCAGGCCAAGCACAACCGCCAGCTGGACGAAGACGACCCGGTCGCTCGCCAGCTTGGCGGGTTGATCCTGCAACGGCTGTCGGACAACCCGCTGTTCATGTCTGCCGCCTTGCCCAAGCGCATCTACCCGCCGCTGTTCAACCGCTACGGCGAGGGGGAGGGGTTCGGCTTTCACATCGACAACGCCATCCGCGGCATCAAGGGCGTGCGCGAGCGGGTGCGCACCGACCTGTCGGCCACCTTGTTCCTGGCGGACCCGGACAGCTACGACGGCGGTGAACTGGTGATTCGCGACACCTTCGGCGAGCGCCAGGTGAAGCTGCCGGCTGGCCACCTGGTGCTGTACCCGGGCAGCAGCCTGCATCGGGTAGAGCCGGTGACCCGTGGTGAGCGCCTGGCGGCCTTTTTTTGGATCGAGAGCCTGGTGCGTGAAGACAGCCAGCGCAACCTGTTGCTGGACATGGACGTGGCCATCCAGCGGCTTACCGCCCAAGGGGCCGACGCGGGCTCGCTGCTTGAGTTGACCGGGGTCTACCACAACCTGCTCCGTCGCTGGGGCGATACCTGA